In one Andrena cerasifolii isolate SP2316 chromosome 2, iyAndCera1_principal, whole genome shotgun sequence genomic region, the following are encoded:
- the Tefu gene encoding serine/threonine-protein kinase tefu isoform X3 — MSKYSGRIQEILENASSKKVANKRKSVIELLELYENEEALNAICKSTEQNVKGVVNWSYIIHVVHNLLLNEADRFANKETYGNVAVRERQNTCNLVRKTVQNANCYDVPLLKCTDIMPLVLQILGSNFYEYYHETYMSILTSYILPFRKYQANMVPENWQELLKICKRFYKRVSNVTSKQAAIDGLQMIVYHGCSHLNLLLDVTKVFSFLESVFLDVKGNYDTLAESAYKLTNTVCQRVATEYRITLCQFSENILPHIIGLTSSVEKYKLLLLFIKIHHPKGICKADDGAYAHNWKQWCALLKSMHLMVLKDMNVDVLSKSFIYLASEVFKQVLENPNVVIENMVVNEYDYSQPIKRRRITTKMKALVDTIIDSNAKEAWPIIQILIVLLKEYPECLKSQDLVEFLKIFVDFFTQSCKEEEAIMDNLYELAAVLLANEKTFSAIDIENSNIYWDKIWDFLLRSLNVNQNEKSTHKLTQLFIINNKITNPNPLLKLYLTNVMKWSVMSLRTLIIVCEYFPLPTDIAMFNINMCSPTMNSNSVRSCLLNWALNIPWQKVATQIIIDELCSLLISITSKSKHEKQIKFVEPINDTCNCLKSEDCINSVHEHIENCYLLLRYNEKLFIKTEEEDVAQNKHATEHILYMQDIVNSLMKNLCNSINESSKSNNVHIIIIKIAVIARVISMMRQLNMIAANIEEVCLVPIMKKYLDIAYSLLANMDLTKIKYNYLCNIIKALNVLYGTSYDTDVAKIIVSFANLEMLKNIFNLMNIEDNKIADYETANNYYEDYSSFQSRRKFLDEAALREKQCSFCKKGTIRIQTTKALTLFCCMDVGQEKSTMQTKLMTYLLKIDMYDLSHTINFKMAMIVLESLPKYDKKELWRNHEQIPFKNWMELYHKYRKDETAILHMLTVLPYLLKYSADNNRDLSDLMNIISELSTFLSKMKYFLVHVEFTKCVSRIIRLSPSLFHYRLHDSPNQFVPIIKCVLSSLTSPLFAVRLEAINCVEEIYSSRSIAFEWKETLFIEIENSINNFITATEITNANAKIDQNDTKVASVLLVLAGIISTNGAFQCRALLAMVRFVIDQKIETQIIPKAISTIKDEICYSSLIKENSSYLMSYWFNSKYSSQPFPLSLTECKSEGQFYKTYIDTLVFIKLQNLEFSSVMSLCDRVNLSFEEIIENIFPRILAWLLLCISEDTDSGRKRLANQMFHKLVSNQDEFVRVKEFSSLFNDKFGETLTYLIERLHDEDYLEKMLKIRISFALTDPPHFKKPAITSCLEYMESNFFLEETSIQSVLVNNCPNILQKILLRLISNIYRNKFTEHKIKAFHQYVFFVTLITEELNQDYFNKLSNFVIKDISYSLLHIIKRNDDILSEVACKYFYKFIKHVLPRRSDEIKDILSFIVATLIPIVQTDEMPIALKILDFLLIDQKEILCDAIEKLNSFPNVPVFQEMRSVHNALKYNTERLYSLEEEVRHFLNSLVDRNVNYSTEDVSHLQLQLSTRGEELQQLYDKLETSRGLPEDYDSSVLHWLIYKLIKLTASPDVNVAIKASNCLSELGPTDLTSMILHLEKSHVKETSDLVEILTYRIVIAMSKFLFQSDVGLRKVSADALYAVFSSAWGRKLLNTKYIERLQNVLNESQLVLPLKYIKLFTVGKVSDIKDIGIDNTKIQSIINPTNVIWTVQSAGSYSNWIVEITCKIAECFTRFYSKSLTPVCALSTDFCELILPRIIFLLIHIDKKHTTALCSCINEFFHYHFNFVTEANVSSYVAHNTTSCDRQIVRCMLNIINYIRIQVPDNVNLKLNYMYIAKAAQYCSAFYTAILYAELSCENILCDYSTVSSVSKIDRIYELVPEEGKVLQSILRDTYAEIGDFDAISGTGSSHLEDYSTRIQHYVHTHEWSRVMLAEDVELSFGNTSVIQEMANGLHQSGLQFLLGYFISTISKTGEKIDEDIQYECAWRLSNWNLCDANQALYTQNDDKLKSGTREIDYHSYHYQALKYFHEGNGIGVQNAVESARMSIVKALRNISLESTKTIYEKLMQLQLIREIEELSSAKEDEYEKVLQKWQQQNVANFNEFQYIEPILTQRTVMYQINDTLANNINIKNALFNTYLEISKIAADKENLPVATRSLAVLAKQRDLPAKIQDQLLYREALLARLRKDLEIGRFLLRKLMHKETLDPNLRARILRVYGDWMAETKSENAQTVINEYYSKSIDISMSINDKTTNSIKNLHNTQVALARFADAQFEQICSYMRSPQFESLKECVTYPCKGISLNSMSADKDVRKALILNQRQHSNDAAELEHIQRERDNYLILALR, encoded by the exons ATGTCAAAATATTCGGGAAGAATACAAGAAATATTAGAGAATGCCAGCAGTaaaaaagttgcaaacaagagg aaAAGTGTCATAGAATTGTTAGAATTATATGAGAACGAGGAAGCGTTAAATGCTATTTGTAAAAGTACTGAACAAAATGTAAAAGGTGTTGTAAATTGGTCATATATAATACATGTGGTTCACAACCTATTGTTAAAT GAAGCGGATAGATTCGCTAATAAGGAAACTTACGGTAACGTCGCAGTTAGAGAAAGACAAAATACATGTAATCTCGTACGAAAAACAGTTCAAAACGCTAATTGTTACGACGTACCACTTTTAAAATGCACAGATATAATGCCATTGGTTTTGCAAATATTGGGATCAAATTTCTATGAATATTACCATGAAACTTATATGAGTATACTAACTTCTTACATACTCCCATTTAGAAAGTATCAGGCGAATATGGTACCTGAAAATTGGCAAGAATTACTAAAGATATGTAAACGTTTCTATAAAAGGGTATCTAACGTTACAAGTAAACAAGCTGCTATAGATGGATTACAGATGATTGTATATCATGGTTGTTCGCATTTGAATCTGCTTCTCGATGTAacgaaagtattttcatttttag AAAGTGTTTTTCTTGATGTAAAAGGGAACTACGACACATTAGCAGAATCTGCTTATAAATTAACAAATACGGTGTGCCAACGAGTCGCGACTGAGTACAGAATAACGCTTTGTCAGTTTAGCGAAAATATATTACCACACATAATTGGCTTAACAAGTTCCGTGGAGAAATATAAGCTTCTATtgctttttattaaaattcatcaTCCCAAAGGAATATGTAAAGCGGATGATGGTGCCTATGCTCATAATTGGAAACAGTGGTGTGCGTTACTTAAGAGCATGCATTTAATGGTCTTGAAAGATATGAATGTGGATGTACTTTCAAAAAGTTTCATTTATCTTGCGAGCGAAG tttttaaacaAGTACTGGAAAATCCAAATGTAGTTATTGAAAACATGGTGGTGAATGAGTATGATTACTCACAGCCAATAAAACGAAGACGAATTACTACCAAAATGAAGGCATTAGTTGATACGATTATTGATAGTAACGCGAAAGAAGCTTGGCCaataatacagatattaatTGTCTTACTTAAAGAATATCCCGAATGTTTAAAGTCGCAAGATCTTGTAGAGTTCTTAAAAATCTTTGTAGACTTTTTCACACAATCTTGTAAAGAGGAGGAGGCCATCATGGATAATTTATATGAATTGGCTGCTGTTCTCCTAGCAAATGAAAAAACGTTTTCCGCGATAGATATAGAAAACTCAAACATTTATTGGGATAAGATATGGGATTTTTTGTTAAG GTCTTTGAACGTAAATCAGAATGAGAAGTCAACTCACAAACTCACGCaactttttataataaataataaaataacaaatccAAATCCGCTGTTAAAGCTTTATCTGACAAATGTTATGAAGTGGTCTGTCATGAGTCTTCGTACGTTAATAATAGTTTGTGAATATTTTCCGTTGCCAACCGACATCGCAATGTTCAATATAAATATGTGTTCACCAACAATGAATTCAAATTCTGTCAGGTCGTGCCTTCTAAACTGGGCATTGAATATACCCTGGCAGAAGGTGGCAACGCAAATAATAATTGACGAGTTATGCTCATTACTGATCAGTATTACGTCAAAGTCGAAGCACGAGAAACAGATAAAATTTGTCGAACCTATCAATGATACATGTAACTGCTTAAAAAGCGAGGACTGTATCAATTCAGTTCACGAACATATCGAGAATTGCTACTTATTGTTAAGATATAATGAGAAATTATTTATCAAAACAGAAGAGGAAGATGTTGCACAAAACAAACATGCAACTGAACACATACTCTATATGCAAGATATTGTAAATTCGTTAATGAAGAATTTATGTAACAGTATTAATGAAAGTAGTAAAAGCAATAATGtgcatataattataataaaaatcgctGTTATAGCAAGAGTAATATCGATGATGAGACAGCTGAATATGATAGCTGCGAATATTGAGGAAGTGTGCCTTGTACCcattatgaaaaaatatttagacATTGCTTATTCTTTATTAGCGAATATGGACCTAACAAAAATCAAATACAACTATCTTTGTAATATAATAAAAGCACTTAACGTGTTGTACGGGACATCATACGATACAGATGTGGCAAAAATAATTGTCTCTTTTGCAAATTTAGAAATGTTAAAGAACATATTCAACCTGATGAAtatcgaagataataaaattGCCGATTATGAGACAGCAAACAATTACTACGAAGATTATAGTTCTTTCCAAAGCAGGCGTAAATTCTTAGACGAAGCAGCCCTGCGCGAAAAACAATGTAGCTTTTGTAAGAAAGGTACGATTAGAATACAAACAACGAAAGCTTTAACATTGTTCTGTTGTATGGACGTGGGGCAAGAAAAGAGTACGATGCAAACGAAACTTATGACCTATTTACTTAAAATAGATATGTACGATCTTTCGCATACAATTAATTTCAAAATGGCCATGATAGTCCTAGAATCTTTACCGAAATATGACAAGAAAGAATTGTGGAGAAACCACGAACAAATACCATTCAAAAATTGGATGGAATTATATCATAAGTATCGTAAGGATGAAACTGCTATTCTTCATATGTTAACTGTTTTACCATACTTGTTAAAGTATAGTGCGGATAATAATAGGGACCTAAGCGATTTAATGAATATTATTTCTGAGCTGAGCACATTTCTGtctaaaatgaaatattttcttgTTCACGTAGAATTTACTAAATGCGTTTCAAGGATTATTCGTCTCAGTCCTTCTCTTTTTCATTATAGATTACACGATTCTCCCAATCAATTTGTGCCAATAATTAAATGTGTTTTGTCGTCTCTTACTAGTCCCTTATTTGCTGTGAGATTAGAAGCAATTAACTGTGTagaagaaatatattcttcaaggAGCATTGCTTTCGAATGGAAGGAAACGCTGTTTATAGAAATCGAGAACTcgataaataatttcattactgctactgaaataacaaatgcTAATGCGAAAATTGATCAGAATGACACCAAAGTAGCAAGTGTTTTACTAGTGCTTGCTGGTATAATCTCCACGAACGGAGCATTTCAATGCCGCGCTTTGTTGGCAATGGTACGCTTTGTTATAGACCAGAAGATAGAAACTCAAATAATACCAAAAGCAATAAGTACTATAAAGGACGAAATATGTTATTCGAGCCTTATTAAGGAAAATTCAAGTTATTTAATGAGCTATTGGTTTAACTCAAAATATTCGTCACAACCATTTCCTTTGAGCTTGACAGAATGTAAGTCTGAAGGACAATTTTATAAAACGTATATCGATACGTTGGTATTTATAAAACTTCAGAATTTAGAATTTTCTAGCGTCATGTCTCTCTGCGATCGCGTGAATTTatcattcgaagaaattattgaaaatatcTTTCCACGAATTCTGGCGTGGCTATTACTTTGTATAAGCGAGGATACTGACAGTGGTAGAAAAAGATTAGCAAACCAGATGTTCCATAAGTTGGTATCGAACCAAGACGAATTTGTTCGAGTAAAAGAATTCTCCAGCTTATTTAATGACAAATTCGGAGAAACATTAACGTATCTTATTGAAAGATTACACGATGAAGACTATCTCGAGAAAATGTTAAAGATACGAATTTCATTCGCGTTAACAGATCCTCCTCATTTCAAAAAGCCAGCGATTACCAGTTGTTTAGAATATATGGAAAGTAACTTTTTTCTAGAAGAAACGTCTATACAATCTGTTTTAGTAAACAATTGTCCGAATATATTGCAGAAAATACTGTTGCGTCTAATCAGCAACATTTACAGAAATAAATTTACGGAACATAAGATAAAAGCTTTTCATCAATATGTATTCTTTGTTACACTAATTACCGAAGAACTGAACCAAgattatttcaataaattatcCAACTTTGTGATAAAAGATATTAGCTATAGTTTACTTCATATAATTAAAAGGAACGACGACATTCTGTCCGAAGTGGCGTgcaaatatttttacaaatttataaagcacGTATTACCTAGAAGAAGCGACGAAATCAAAGACATTCTCAGCTTCATTGTTGCAACTTTAATTCCTATCGTACAGACAGATGAAATGCCAATAGCtctaaaaatacttgattttttgTTAATCGACCAGAAGGAGATACTATGCGATGCGATAGAGAAGTTGAATTCTTTTCCAAATGTTCCTGTTTTTCAAGAAATGCGGAGTGTACATAATGCTTTGAAATATAATACCGAAAGACTTTATAGTTTAGAAGAAGAGGTACGACACTTCTTGAACTCTCTAGTTGATAGAAACGTAAACTACAGTACAGAGGATGTTTCACATTTGCAACTACAATTGTCAACCCGCGGAGAAGAATTACAGCAATTGTACGATAAACTTGAGACTTCGCGTGGTTTGCCCGAGGATTACGATTCAAGTGTGCTACATTGGTTAATATACAAGCTCATAAAGTTAACAGCCTCTCCCGATGTAAATGTTGCGATTAAAGCATCAAACTGTTTAAGCGAACTAGGCCCGACTGACTTAACGTCGATGATATTGCATTTAGAAAAAAGCCACGTTAAAGAAACTTCTGACTTAGTAGAAATATTAACATATAGAATAGTAATCGCAATGTccaaatttctatttcaaagTGATGTAGGACTTCGAAAAGTCAGCGCTGATGCACTTTATGCTGTATTCTCATCCGCTTGGGGACGAAAATTGTTGAATACCAAATACATTGAACGCTTACAAAATGTTTTAAACGAGTCGCAGTTAGTATTAcctttaaagtatattaaactatttacaGTTGGAAAAGTTTCCGATATCAAAGACATTGGTATAGATAatacaaaaattcagagtaTTATAAATCCGACTAATGTTATTTGGACAGTTCAATCCGCTGGCTCATATTCGAATTGGATTGTCGAAATCACATGTAAAATCGCAGAATGTTTTACACGATTTTATTCTAAAAGTTTAACACCTGTTTGCGCATTAAGCACTGACTTCTGCGAATTAATTTTACCaagaattatttttctattaattcaTATAGATAAGAAGCACACAACTGCGTTGTGTTCGTGTATCAATGAATTTTTTCATTATCattttaactttgtaacggAAGCTAATGTTTCTTCGTACGTAGCGCACAATACCACAAGCTGCGACCGTCAAATTGTGCGTTGtatgttaaatattataaattatattagaaTACAAGTTCCTGATAATGTtaatttaaagttgaattaTATGTACATTGCGAAGGCTGCGCAGTATTGTTCAGCATTTTATACCGCGATATTATATGCAGAATTGTCTTGCGAAAATATTTTATGCGATTATAGTACAGTTTCTAGTGTCTCAAAAATTGATCGTATTTACGAACTGGTACCAGAAGAAGGAAAAGTCTTACAGAGTATACTTAGAGATACTTATGCAGAAATAGGTGATTTTGATGCCATTAGTGGTACTGGTTCTTCGCATTTGGAAGATTATTCTACTCGTATACAGCATTACGTTCATACTCACGAATGGAGTAGAGTAATGTTAGCCGAGGACGTAGAACTCTCTTTTGGAAACACGTCTGTAATCCAAG AAATGGCAAACGGACTACACCAGTCTGGTCTTCAATTTTTACTTGGCTATTTTATATCTACCATATCTAAAACTGGTGAAAAAATAGACGAAGATATTCAATACGAATGTGCTTGGCGACTTAGTAATTGGAATCTTTGCGACGCGAACCAGGCGTTATATACACAAAATGATGATAAATTAAAATCAGGAACGAGGGAAATTGATTACCATTCTTACCACTACCAAGCATTGAAATATTTTCATGAGGGTAATGGAATAGGTGTACAAAATGCAGTTGAGAGTGCTCGCATGAGTATTGTCAAAGCACTCAGGAATATTAGTCTAG aaagcACTAAAACAATATATGAAAAGTTGATGCAGTTACAATTAATTCGCGAGATCGAAGAATTAAGTTCTGCTAAAGAAGACGAGTATGAGAAAGTATTACAAAAGTGGCAACAGCAAAATGTAGCAAATTTCAATGAGTTTCAATACATTGAACCTATTTTAACTCAAAGAACTGTTATGTACCAGATAAATGATACTTTAGCTAATAACATAAATATTAAGAATGCACTTTTTAATACGTATTTGGAAATCTCAAAAATAGCAGCGGATAAAGAAAATTTGCCTGTTGCTACACGTTCGCTAG CTGTCTTAGCGAAACAAAGGGATTTGCCTGCGAAAATTCAAGATCAGTTGCTTTATCGGGAAGCTCTGTTAGCACGACTTAGAAAAGATTTGGAAATCGGACGATTCCTTTTACGTAAGCTAATGCACAAAGAGACCTTGGATCCAAATTTACGAGCACGGATATTACGAGTTTATGGAGACTGGATGGCCGAAACGAAGTCGGAAAATGCTCAG acTGTGATAAACGAATATTACTCCAAGTCCATAGATATAAGCATGTCGATTAATGATAAAACTACTAACAGTATTAAGAATTTACATAACACACAAGTAGCACTGGCTCGCTTTGCTGATGCCCAATTTGAGCAAATATGCTCGTATATGAGATCTCCTCAATTTGAAAGCCTGAAAGAATGCGTTACATATCCTTGTAAAGGGATTAGTCTAAACTCGATGAGTGCGGATAAAGATGTTAGGAAGGCTTTGATTTTGAACCAAAGGCAACACTCAAACGATGCCGCAGAACTGGAGCACAtacagagggaaagagacaattatttaatcttAGCACTACG TTAG